Proteins encoded by one window of Cydia fagiglandana chromosome Z, ilCydFagi1.1, whole genome shotgun sequence:
- the LOC134678804 gene encoding zinc finger protein 883-like isoform X1, with product MLKCAHCDKKFKYESERKRHEESHFPQFSCIVCAKKFSFLSALRRHQKQHERKGSVRCSDCGGCFRDDILLKRHMKYAHKGNYSCPECVATFSSEQALRTHSKTHQPESERRFCCTFPGCKKRFNFPHHLKHHELTHTNAKQHFCYICEKGFIQSHHLKTHLKTHHPENWLYCLLPDCKSKFTSKHALKKHMSTHNKYNNCTDTKLDSGISSDSSPANDTHGKNVAGENVECITCGKLITRLRYLHHTLNCTSAPQELTTCNTLEDVFIHQSGPEPRNSSDSSYDQATPGTYADIAKEGINEISNNSTTGLEANFAVNDDDKARTGCAGCRCLDDRAPPSHVIDKTSKKLDTSKLNNMPELEYRKDGIIKIKETFDADIIIVHKVPAEKESNEKIEPIDLRDVPYNSCKAVLGNCIVSDDGSVGEGCLCAKMLVDEQVSSQEIEELTPNPHALWV from the exons ATGTTGAAGTGCGCTCATTGCGATAAAAAGTTCAAGTACGAGAGTGAGCGTAAGAGACATGAGGAAAGTCATTTCCCTCAGTTTAGTTGTATAGTGTGTGCaaaaaaatttagcttttt GTCAGCATTGCGAAGGCACCAAAAGCAACATGAGAGGAAGGGCTCTGTGCGATGCAGTGATTGTGGGGGCTGCTTCCGCGATGATATCTTACTTAAGAGACACATGAAATATGCACATAAAGGCAA TTACAGCTGCCCCGAATGTGTGGCCACGTTCAGCAGCGAGCAGGCGCTGCGCACACACTCCAAGACACATCAACCAGAATCAGAGCGAAGGTTCTGTTGCACGTTCCCGGGATGTAAGAAGAGATTTAACTTCCCCCATCACTTGAAACACCACGAGCTCACCCATACCAATGCTAAGCAGCACTTTTGTTATATTTGTGAGAAAG GTTTCATCCAGTCTCATCATTTGAAAACTCATCTTAAAACTCACCACCCAGAAAATTGGTTATATTGTTTATTACCTGATTGCAAAAGTAAATTTACTTCAAAACATGCATTGAAGAAGCACATGTCCACACATAACAAATATAACAATTGTACAG ATACAAAATTAGACAGTGGCATCTCGTCCGATTCTAGTCCAGCAAATGACACGCACGGAAAAAATGTTGCCGGAG AGAATGTTGAATGTATAACCTGCGGAAAATTAATAACACGCCTTCGTTACTTACATCACACTCTGAATTGTACTTCGGCACCTCAGGAACTTACTACATGTAACACATTAGAGGATGTGTTTATCCACCAGAGTGGCCCAGAACCCCGAAACTCTTCGGATAGTAGTTATGATCAGGCAACTCCAGGTACTTATGCGGATATTGCAAAGGAAGGTATTAATGAAATAAGTAATAATTCTACTACGGGACTTGAAGCTAATTTTGCTGTTAATGATGACGACAAAGCAAGGACCGGGTGTGCTGGGTGTAGATGCCTTGATGATCGAGCTCCGCCTTCTCATGTCATTGACAAAACTTCCAAGAAGTTAGATACTTCTAAACTTAACAATATGCCAGAATTAGAATATCGAAAAGATGGAATTATCAAAATCAAAGAGACATTTGACGCAGATATCATAATAGTACACAAAGTACCAGCAGAAAAGGAATCTAATGAGAAAATAGAACCAATTGATTTGAGAGATGTACCTTACAACAGCTGCAAAGCGGTATTAGGAAATTGCATAGTCAGTGATGACGGGAGCGTCGGAGAGGGGTGTCTATGTGCAAAAATGCTCGTCGACGAGCAAGTGAGCTCTCAAGAAATAGAAGAGTTGACCCCTAATCCACATGCTTTATGGGTTTGa
- the LOC134678806 gene encoding thiamine transporter 2-like isoform X2 — protein MLEWFKITLILCAFGTLREIRPSEPFVTEFLSGEWRNVTSEQLFRDVYPVGTYSYMAVLIVIFLITDFLRFKPVIILSGLCGISIYAILLWTTSIEWLYVSQFLYGLYMATEVAYYTYMYAKVETSKYARVTSLARVAALSGRFLSGVTAQLLTHLHLMDYRELNYITFSSQILATIWAFWLPSVDFGIYFHRRSSIISNFQENLHPPKDQILPKVKKQSLTANVTRAARLVSRHARAAYRRPRVLAWSALYAAALALFTHAQYYMQVLWQQIQQHHEHKVDYNGAVEAATTLAGAAGALAAASAERPALPAVAAAAQAAAALLTAYVPDIYLSYACYVLLGTLFHFTITMASAKIASQLSDESCFGLIFGINMFVGAVLQSLLTLVLNQALALQADAMYAALGALYLLLAAGWLLGWAAHTCRQQKAAADH, from the exons atgttgGAATGGTTCAAAATAACTCTCATACTTTGCGCTTTTGGGACATTACGTGAGATTAGGCCATCTGAACCCTTCGTTACAGAATTTTTAAGTGGAGAATGGCGAAATGTAACCTCTGAGCAGTTATTCCGTGATGTTTACCCAGTAGGAACATATTCTTATATGGCAGTCCTAATAGTGATATTTTTAATAACAGATTTTCTGCGATTCAAACCCGTGATTATTTTGTCAG GACTGTGCGGAATATCAATCTATGCTATACTGCTATGGACTACAAGCATAGAATGGTTGTATGTGAGCCAATTCTTGTACGGATTATATATGGCTACTGAAGTCGCATATTACACATATATGTATGCAAAG GTGGAGACATCAAAGTACGCTCGGGTGACGTCGCTGGCGCGCGTGGCGGCGCTGTCCGGCCGCTTCCTGTCCGGCGTCACCGCGCAGCTGCTCACGCACCTGCACCTCATGGACTACCGAGAGCTCAACTACATTACATTCTCTT CTCAGATACTGGCTACCATATGGGCATTTTGGTTGCCGTCTGTAGACTTCGGGATCTACTTCCACCGGCGCTCTTCTATCATAAGCAACTTTCAGGAGAATCTCCACCCACCTAAGGATCAGATTTTACCAAAAGTTAAG AAGCAGTCGCTGACGGCGAACGTGACGCGGGCCGCGCGGCTGGTGTCGCGGCACGCGCGCGCCGCGTACCGGCGGCCGCGCGTGCTGGCGTGGTCGGCGCTCTACGCCGCCGCGCTCGCGCTCTTCACGCACGCGCAGTACTACATGCAGGTGCTCTGGCAGCAGATCCAGCAGCACCACGAACACAAG GTGGATTACAACGGGGCGGTGGAAGCGGCGACGACGctggcgggcgcggcgggcgcgctggcggcggcgagcgcggaGCGGCCGGCGCTGCCcgccgtcgccgccgccgcgcaggccgccgccgcgctgctcACCGCCTACGTGCCCGACATCTACCTCTCCTACGCTTGCTACGTCCTGCTAGGGACGCTCTTCCACTTTACCATCACCATGGCCAG TGCCAAAATAGCGAGTCAGCTGAGCGACGAGAGCTGTTTCGGGCTGATATTCGGCATCAACATGTTCGTGGGCGCGGTGCTGCAGTCACTGCTGACGCTGGTGCTGAACCAGGCGCTGGCGCTGCAGGCCGACGCGATGTACGCGGCGCTCGGCGCGCTCTACCTGCTGCTGGCGGCGGGCTGGCTGCTGGGCTGGGCCGCGCACACCTGCCGCCAGCAGAAGGCTGCCGCCGACCACTAG
- the LOC134678806 gene encoding thiamine transporter 2-like isoform X1: protein MLEWFKITLILCAFGTLREIRPSEPFVTEFLSGEWRNVTSEQLFRDVYPVGTYSYMAVLIVIFLITDFLRFKPVIILSGLCGISIYAILLWTTSIEWLYVSQFLYGLYMATEVAYYTYMYAKVETSKYARVTSLARVAALSGRFLSGVTAQLLTHLHLMDYRELNYITFSSQILATIWAFWLPSVDFGIYFHRRSSIISNFQENLHPPKDQILPKVKQKQSLTANVTRAARLVSRHARAAYRRPRVLAWSALYAAALALFTHAQYYMQVLWQQIQQHHEHKVDYNGAVEAATTLAGAAGALAAASAERPALPAVAAAAQAAAALLTAYVPDIYLSYACYVLLGTLFHFTITMASAKIASQLSDESCFGLIFGINMFVGAVLQSLLTLVLNQALALQADAMYAALGALYLLLAAGWLLGWAAHTCRQQKAAADH, encoded by the exons atgttgGAATGGTTCAAAATAACTCTCATACTTTGCGCTTTTGGGACATTACGTGAGATTAGGCCATCTGAACCCTTCGTTACAGAATTTTTAAGTGGAGAATGGCGAAATGTAACCTCTGAGCAGTTATTCCGTGATGTTTACCCAGTAGGAACATATTCTTATATGGCAGTCCTAATAGTGATATTTTTAATAACAGATTTTCTGCGATTCAAACCCGTGATTATTTTGTCAG GACTGTGCGGAATATCAATCTATGCTATACTGCTATGGACTACAAGCATAGAATGGTTGTATGTGAGCCAATTCTTGTACGGATTATATATGGCTACTGAAGTCGCATATTACACATATATGTATGCAAAG GTGGAGACATCAAAGTACGCTCGGGTGACGTCGCTGGCGCGCGTGGCGGCGCTGTCCGGCCGCTTCCTGTCCGGCGTCACCGCGCAGCTGCTCACGCACCTGCACCTCATGGACTACCGAGAGCTCAACTACATTACATTCTCTT CTCAGATACTGGCTACCATATGGGCATTTTGGTTGCCGTCTGTAGACTTCGGGATCTACTTCCACCGGCGCTCTTCTATCATAAGCAACTTTCAGGAGAATCTCCACCCACCTAAGGATCAGATTTTACCAAAAGTTAAG CAGAAGCAGTCGCTGACGGCGAACGTGACGCGGGCCGCGCGGCTGGTGTCGCGGCACGCGCGCGCCGCGTACCGGCGGCCGCGCGTGCTGGCGTGGTCGGCGCTCTACGCCGCCGCGCTCGCGCTCTTCACGCACGCGCAGTACTACATGCAGGTGCTCTGGCAGCAGATCCAGCAGCACCACGAACACAAG GTGGATTACAACGGGGCGGTGGAAGCGGCGACGACGctggcgggcgcggcgggcgcgctggcggcggcgagcgcggaGCGGCCGGCGCTGCCcgccgtcgccgccgccgcgcaggccgccgccgcgctgctcACCGCCTACGTGCCCGACATCTACCTCTCCTACGCTTGCTACGTCCTGCTAGGGACGCTCTTCCACTTTACCATCACCATGGCCAG TGCCAAAATAGCGAGTCAGCTGAGCGACGAGAGCTGTTTCGGGCTGATATTCGGCATCAACATGTTCGTGGGCGCGGTGCTGCAGTCACTGCTGACGCTGGTGCTGAACCAGGCGCTGGCGCTGCAGGCCGACGCGATGTACGCGGCGCTCGGCGCGCTCTACCTGCTGCTGGCGGCGGGCTGGCTGCTGGGCTGGGCCGCGCACACCTGCCGCCAGCAGAAGGCTGCCGCCGACCACTAG
- the LOC134678283 gene encoding uncharacterized protein LOC134678283 gives MDSHSRSASPGAPARPQHRPPSPPTPPAPAPGLDNRAFQPDDPNHNDSFASNHTHQNGHTKELNGDTKTLEAVNLELINLQPRNGNTKKKDVEVDMNVPNPYDEYFVPVNEHRKYMRGEKLYVTADKRGEKGGCKRPLCWTLLGLVVAAIVALIALAATGVLFTNSPTPVEQYNASVSSARALGGIGQASHRDHDHHHNHGHDHDHTHHDDHTLDAEKPDDPQQVGHSHDDTTTHGSDEQYDQPDVENNNDLSMYVPKVMEGELKIDNEELPAALYDPGSNEYKQFTEDFTQALKEALFGVDPMNDNSNDVLVELMKLRKESGTIMYRIHWKSALDNEPNNELGPNEMKDNLEKYLVRHSRMIHLYHVAKDGIEARRVLDLCQINKNNCEYGCEFDESTLDFTCSCPQNQMLDITNPHRCISTDEPNSADDLTHNPNNAFANSDSDHTTTNINIENNIHNTRHSDDNVFDWKETHTVMLETTTATDPDLNFSHIFGHENNAEDEQNLSTESKDTNKAVIQAEPEASSVPEPEPTSEPEPYSEPVPEPSPEPSSEPSPEPSSNPEAEPSSESESESSSEAEAKQHLELSPKLLSEPEPEPTSTPEPPSEPASETKSEIDPKPTSEPEVSSEPKLSKTEGSLEPKAVVELETPPVSERNTTSLQSEEEHTSELRTTPEPIAVPKPELEVKIDTGLVFEPKNEHETVTDSNASMNDLTTESMIVSDSITEPNPNVKQGQSEESETKEESVTNSTILILNYSPIVESKSASQYETTTKENTEEISTELTVIPNLIYESKAKLNTVESSTENNYEKESETEPTRNGENNLSGKSTDVTNSMFSAINDLGKVKLNDDDQNVVTTTEPSLEANTDLSILKLNKPKENLHLISSNGDNDWLQYDKNKATTENNNLKEDETKKIHLADLGATELPNATDDELSFEYIAKNNEVPSEMGDEETKTTVAPALHADSKNTTDFNANQLLKFQVHATSESENGAETQDVQLDHPVTDYLNDDSLPPLNEEIIENKHLMEPLDKKTHDSQTNREEPSDISFDYIINRSSKSIEEQNSTATEHVTSKATVEHSTTTNDSDWVRVSVTEMHYAKTFNKIPEGAETTTVNELEDIISTGMSNEDFEPDYLNNMDKTTTKAPEQYVPMYVSHDYDNEEFRVKRVNVEAKNNTNLPVTTEPMETSKTSDRNETTTVSDYIYRTTEKYFSSNSVDITNTSKDINKSEPAPVWEESDNDIHLLNIDSTENNTLRSFNQTHVNASTESIPDNTTPVNNFNVTIYEISALDNNTFPTTKHMNSHSSEYDDHETEMNPFLPEIENNKSLVKKLQEGHDLEPTNLNDKQNENNDDHSIPTERQTSAKSNSSENLNIINKDYTSIGPEVMSADSKNVHLNTSNTSDVTNNTNLFSHKVFDKSGSQTEDIQPISTFLIDTEDLGKERTTVSNPIMVKNILENDASSPASADEKRTLSRTNYADDTNNMELLSVLPLHNQDETQVPEKNYTSEHILELNDIRTLDLTK, from the exons ATGGATAGCCACAGTCGCTCCGCGTCGCcaggcgcgccggcgcggccgcAGCATCGGCCGCCGTCGCCGCCGACGCCGCCGGCGCCCGCGCCCGGCCTCGACAACCGCGCCTTCCAGCCTGACGACCCCAACCACAATGACTCCTTCGCCTCCAACCACACGCACCAGAATGGCCACACCAAGGAACTAAACGGAGACACGAAAACTTTAGAGGCGGTCAACTTGGAACTTATTAATTTGCAACCTAGAAATGGAAACACAAAAAAGAAAGATGTCGAAGTAGACATGAATGTACCGAACCCATATGATGAATATTTTGTACCAGTCAACGAGCACAGGAAGTATATGAG AGGGGAGAAGCTGTACGTGACAGCAGACAAGCGTGGCGAGAAGGGCGGCTGCAAGCGGCCGCTGTGCTGGACGCTGCTCGGGCTCGTGGTGGCCGCCATCGTCGCGCTGATCGCGCTCGCCGCCA CTGGTGTTTTATTTACTAATTCCCCGACACCGGTGGAACAGTACAACGCGTCCGTCAGCTCAGCACGGGCGCTCGGCGGCATCGGGCAGGCATCCCACCGCGACCACGACCATCACCACAATCACGGTCACGACCACGATCACACACACCACGACGACCACACTCTGGACGCAGAAAAGCCTGACGACCCCCAACAAGTTGGCCACAGCCACGATGACACAACGACTCACGGAAGTGATGAACAATACGACCAACCCGATGTCGAAAATAATAATGATTTGTCAATGTATG TACCTAAAGTTATGGAGGGTGAATTAAAGATAGACAACGAAGAATTACCGGCTGCGCTTTACGATCCCGGAAGTAACGAGTACAAACAATTTACAGAAGATTTTACCCAAGCCCTTAAAGAAGCCCTATTCGGGGTAGACCCGATGAACGATAACAGCAACGACGTTCTAGTAGAACTTATGAAGCTCAG GAAAGAGTCGGGCACCATAATGTACAGAATACATTGGAAATCAGCGCTTGATAACGAGCCAAATAATGAGTTAGGCCCTAATGAAATGAAGGATAACTTGGAAAAATATCTCGTGAGACACAGTAGGATGATACACCTTTATCATGTCGCTAAAGACGGAATAGAAGCGAGACGAGTTCTGGATCTTTGtcaaatcaataaaaataattgtgaATACGGCTGCGAGTTCGATGAAAGTACCTTAGATTTTACATGCTCTTGTCCCCAAAATCAAATGCTTGATATTACAAATCCTCACAGGTGTATATCAACCGATGAACCGAATTCGGCGGATGACTTAACTCATAATCCAAATAACGCTTTCGCAAATTCCGATTCAGACCACACCACGACTAACATAAACATcgaaaataatatacataacaCACGCCATTCAGATGACAATGTTTTCGACTGGAAAGAAACTCATACTGTGATGTTAGAAACGACCACCGCCACAGATCCAGATCTTAACTTTTCGCACATATTTGGTCATGAAAACAACGCTGAGGATGAACAAAACCTGAGTACTGAAAGTAAAGACACAAACAAAGCTGTCATCCAAGCTGAGCCCGAAGCTTCATCAGTGCCAGAACCAGAACCCACATCCGAACCAGAAC CATATTCTGAACCTGTTCCTGAACCGTCGCCAGAACCATCTTCTGAACCATCGCCTGAACCATCGTCAAACCCAGAAGCAGAACCATCTTCGGAATCGGAATCCGAATCTTCTTCTGAAGCAGAGGCCAAACAACATTTGGAACTGAGCCCTAAACTATTGTCAGAACCAGAACCTGAGCCGACTTCGACACCGGAACCTCCTTCTGAACCAGCATCTGAAACAAAATCGGAAATTGACCCTAAGCCTACATCGGAACCGGAAGTTTCTTCCGAGCCAAAACTTTCAAAAACAGAGGGAAGCCTTGAGCCGAAAGCAGTGGTAGAACTTGAAACTCCTCCTGTCTCAGAACGAAATACAACATCATTACAGTCCGAAGAAGAACATACCTCTGAACTAAGAACTACACCAGAACCAATTGCAGTACCTAAACCAGAACTCGAAGTAAAAATAGATACGGGACTAGTTTTTGAACCAAAAAATGAACATGAAACAGTAACGGACAGTAATGCCAGTATGAATGATCTCACAACAGAATCTATGATAGTTTCAGATTCTATAACTGAACCAAACCCTAATGTAAAACAGGGACAAAGTGAAGAATCAGAAACAAAAGAAGAAAGTGTAACTAATTCCACAAttctaatattaaattatagtCCAATAGTTGAATCTAAGTCAGCATCACAATACGAAACTACGACAAAGGAGAATACAGAAGAAATATCGACTGAATTAACAGTTATCCCTAATTTGATATATGAATCAAAAGcaaaattaaatacggtggaaAGTAGCACAGAAAACAATTATGAAAAGGAATCTGAAACAGAACCTACGAGAAACGGTGAAAACAACTTGTCTGGTAAATCCACAGATGTCACAAACTCAATGTTCTCCGCTATCAACGATTTAGGAAAAGTTAAACTAAATGACGATGATCAAAACGTTGTTACAACAACAGAACCATCGTTAGAAGCTAATACAGACTTATCAATTTTGAAACTGAACAAACCAAAAGAAAACTTACATTTAATAAGTTCCAACGGTGATAATGATTGGCTTCAGTATGATAAAAATAAAGCCACAactgaaaataataacttaaaggAAGATGAGACTAAAAAGATACATTTAGCCGACCTAGGTGCTACCGAGCTTCCTAATGCAACCGACGACGAACTGTCATTCGAATACATTGCAAAGAATAATGAAGTTCCAAGCGAAATGGGTGACGAGGAAACTAAAACTACAGTAGCCCCTGCATTGCACGCTGATAGTAAAAATACCACTGATTTTAATGCAAACCAATTGTTGAAGTTCCAAGTTCATGCTACATCTGAAAGTGAAAATGGAGCCGAAACACAGGACGTTCAATTAGATCATCCAGTAACGGATTATTTAAACGACGACAGTTTGCCTCCATTAAACGAGGAAATTATAGAAAATAAACATCTGATGGAACCACTTGACAAAAAAACACATGATTCACAGACCAATAGAGAAGAACCTTCCGATATTTCATTTGATTATATCATTAACCGTTCATCAAAGTCTATTGAAGAGCAAAATAGTACAGCTACAGAACATGTGACCTCAAAAGCAACTGTTGAACACAGTActactacaaacgattctgattgGGTACGTGTATCGGTAACTGAAATGCATTATGCAAAAACGTTCAATAAAATCCCCGAAGGTGCCGAAACTACAACGGTCAACGAATTAGAAGATATAATTAGTACTGGGATGTCAAACGAAGATTTTGAACCAGATTATTTAAACAATATGGATAAAACTACCACTAAAGCACCAGAACAGTACGTACCGATGTATGTTTCTCATGATTATGACAATGAGGAATTCCGCGTGAAACGAGTTAACGTAGaagcaaaaaataatacaaatctGCCGGTTACCACGGAACCGATGGAAACTTCAAAAACGAGTGACCGTAATGAAACCACCACTGTTAGTGACTACATTTATAGAACAACTGAAAAATATTTCTCAAGTAACAGTGTCGACATAACAAATACTTCGAAAGATATAAACAAAAGTGAACCAGCTCCCGTTTGGGAGGAATCCGATAATGACATACACTTACTTAACATAGATTCTACAGAAAATAATACGTTACGCAGCTTTAATCAGACACATGTGAACGCAAGTACAGAAAGTATACCAGACAACACAACGCCGGTAAATAATTTCAATGTTACGATATATGAAATATCAGCCCTTGACAATAACACATTCCCTACGACAAAACACATGAACTCCCATTCTTCGGAATATGATGACCATGAAACAGAAATGAACCCATTTTTACcagaaatagaaaataataaaagtcTCGTCAAAAAACTACAAGAAGGACACGATTTAGAGCCGACTAACCTCAACGACAAACAAAATGAGAACAATGATGATCATTCTATACCAACTGAACGCCAAACAAGTGCAAAAAGCAATTCGAGCGAGaacttaaatataataaataaagattaCACATCTATCGGACCTGAAGTAATGTCCGCCGATAGTAAAAATGTACATTTAAATACTAGTAACACTTCAGACGTTACAAACAACACCAATCTATTTAGCCATAAAGTATTTGACAAATCAGGGAGCCAAACCGAGGATATTCAACCTATTTCAACATTCCTAATTGATACTGAAGACTTAGGCAAGGAACGCACTACTGTTTCTAATCCTATtatggtaaaaaatattttagaaaatgatgCGTCTAGTCCAGCGTCTGCAGATGAAAAACGAACATTAAGCAGAACAAATTATGCAGATGACACCAATAATATGGAATTATTAAGTGTTCTTCCTCTTCATAACCAAGATGAAACACAAGTGCCTGAGAAAAACTATACAAGTGAACATATACTGGAACTTAATGATATAAGGACATTAGATTTAACCAAATAG
- the LOC134678804 gene encoding zinc finger protein 143-like isoform X2 gives MKYAHKGNYSCPECVATFSSEQALRTHSKTHQPESERRFCCTFPGCKKRFNFPHHLKHHELTHTNAKQHFCYICEKGFIQSHHLKTHLKTHHPENWLYCLLPDCKSKFTSKHALKKHMSTHNKYNNCTDTKLDSGISSDSSPANDTHGKNVAGENVECITCGKLITRLRYLHHTLNCTSAPQELTTCNTLEDVFIHQSGPEPRNSSDSSYDQATPGTYADIAKEGINEISNNSTTGLEANFAVNDDDKARTGCAGCRCLDDRAPPSHVIDKTSKKLDTSKLNNMPELEYRKDGIIKIKETFDADIIIVHKVPAEKESNEKIEPIDLRDVPYNSCKAVLGNCIVSDDGSVGEGCLCAKMLVDEQVSSQEIEELTPNPHALWV, from the exons ATGAAATATGCACATAAAGGCAA TTACAGCTGCCCCGAATGTGTGGCCACGTTCAGCAGCGAGCAGGCGCTGCGCACACACTCCAAGACACATCAACCAGAATCAGAGCGAAGGTTCTGTTGCACGTTCCCGGGATGTAAGAAGAGATTTAACTTCCCCCATCACTTGAAACACCACGAGCTCACCCATACCAATGCTAAGCAGCACTTTTGTTATATTTGTGAGAAAG GTTTCATCCAGTCTCATCATTTGAAAACTCATCTTAAAACTCACCACCCAGAAAATTGGTTATATTGTTTATTACCTGATTGCAAAAGTAAATTTACTTCAAAACATGCATTGAAGAAGCACATGTCCACACATAACAAATATAACAATTGTACAG ATACAAAATTAGACAGTGGCATCTCGTCCGATTCTAGTCCAGCAAATGACACGCACGGAAAAAATGTTGCCGGAG AGAATGTTGAATGTATAACCTGCGGAAAATTAATAACACGCCTTCGTTACTTACATCACACTCTGAATTGTACTTCGGCACCTCAGGAACTTACTACATGTAACACATTAGAGGATGTGTTTATCCACCAGAGTGGCCCAGAACCCCGAAACTCTTCGGATAGTAGTTATGATCAGGCAACTCCAGGTACTTATGCGGATATTGCAAAGGAAGGTATTAATGAAATAAGTAATAATTCTACTACGGGACTTGAAGCTAATTTTGCTGTTAATGATGACGACAAAGCAAGGACCGGGTGTGCTGGGTGTAGATGCCTTGATGATCGAGCTCCGCCTTCTCATGTCATTGACAAAACTTCCAAGAAGTTAGATACTTCTAAACTTAACAATATGCCAGAATTAGAATATCGAAAAGATGGAATTATCAAAATCAAAGAGACATTTGACGCAGATATCATAATAGTACACAAAGTACCAGCAGAAAAGGAATCTAATGAGAAAATAGAACCAATTGATTTGAGAGATGTACCTTACAACAGCTGCAAAGCGGTATTAGGAAATTGCATAGTCAGTGATGACGGGAGCGTCGGAGAGGGGTGTCTATGTGCAAAAATGCTCGTCGACGAGCAAGTGAGCTCTCAAGAAATAGAAGAGTTGACCCCTAATCCACATGCTTTATGGGTTTGa